A stretch of the Paenibacillus dendritiformis genome encodes the following:
- a CDS encoding transposase: protein MGKHFSKEKRLQIVKEAMAGIKVGTLARMYGVHPETVRVWVRDHRDEISQEEIPAADEHLQELRRLQEVEAKFEQAKKLLGEKELEIEILREVVKKKNPAYLKDLK, encoded by the coding sequence ATGGGAAAGCACTTTAGCAAGGAAAAACGCCTGCAAATTGTAAAGGAAGCAATGGCCGGCATTAAGGTGGGAACACTTGCCCGAATGTACGGTGTCCATCCGGAGACGGTACGTGTTTGGGTTAGAGACCACCGTGACGAAATTAGCCAAGAGGAGATACCCGCAGCAGACGAGCATCTGCAAGAACTCCGTCGACTTCAAGAGGTAGAGGCAAAGTTCGAGCAGGCAAAAAAGCTCCTGGGTGAAAAAGAGCTTGAGATCGAGATCCTACGAGAAGTCGTAAAAAAGAAGAACCCCGCTTATCTGAAAGACTTGAAATAG
- a CDS encoding IS3 family transposase has product MAEPFIKRGHAAAKVLRILKVRESTYYGRKKREASSTEEQASCALKGRPVPGFSSTNTGRKVSDEQIKEWMLELLEGEEHIYGYKNLALCLRRQRGLILNKKKAYRICKELGILQKQRKKTSKHPRRVPRNRTVTGVNQLWQIDIKYGYVIGRQRFFFVLSIIDVFDRVVVGQYRGSVCEAKHVVQTLCRALQERLNPGDELPTVRTDNGPQFVSKLFGDTCESLEIVHERIPPRSPNMNAYIESFHSLLERDLFSLTEFMTFEEAYEALDRYMDFYNNRRMHGSLKSMSPSEYSKWVMTLEDRSKYHRAV; this is encoded by the coding sequence ATAGCAGAACCGTTTATTAAGCGGGGGCATGCAGCAGCTAAAGTTCTGCGTATCCTGAAAGTTCGCGAATCGACGTACTATGGCCGGAAGAAACGAGAGGCATCCAGTACCGAAGAACAGGCTTCATGCGCTCTAAAAGGGCGTCCTGTGCCTGGATTTTCCTCTACGAATACGGGCCGGAAAGTTTCAGATGAACAGATTAAAGAATGGATGCTCGAACTCCTGGAAGGAGAAGAGCACATTTATGGGTATAAGAATTTGGCGCTGTGCCTCCGCAGACAACGTGGATTGATTCTAAACAAGAAAAAGGCGTACCGCATTTGCAAAGAGTTAGGAATTCTTCAGAAACAACGGAAGAAAACAAGCAAACATCCTCGAAGAGTACCGAGAAACCGGACGGTAACCGGGGTGAACCAGCTATGGCAAATTGATATTAAATATGGGTACGTGATTGGGCGCCAGCGTTTCTTTTTCGTGCTCAGTATCATCGATGTATTTGACCGCGTCGTCGTCGGACAATACCGGGGTTCCGTGTGTGAGGCCAAGCACGTCGTACAGACACTATGCCGGGCGCTACAAGAACGCCTGAATCCCGGCGATGAGTTGCCCACCGTCCGCACCGACAACGGGCCTCAGTTTGTCAGCAAGTTGTTTGGTGATACGTGCGAGAGTCTGGAGATCGTCCATGAACGCATCCCGCCACGCAGTCCGAATATGAATGCCTACATTGAGTCATTTCATAGCTTACTCGAACGTGATCTGTTCAGCCTGACGGAATTTATGACATTTGAAGAGGCCTATGAAGCACTTGATCGTTACATGGATTTCTACAACAACCGCAGAATGCATGGTAGCCTAAAGAGCATGTCACCATCGGAATACTCAAAGTGGGTCATGACGCTGGAGGACCGATCAAAATATCATCGGGCCGTGTAA
- a CDS encoding GNAT family N-acetyltransferase: MIYSKAEKTIETDRLLLRLFQESDAKEVSEFCNNYNLYKSTLNLPYPYSLECALSWIANHEQNFELDRMYEFAITDKNSGQLYGAIALSNHDQHKNGEVAYWIGEEYWGKGYATEAAKAVIEFAFKEKNYHRVYARYFKSNPASGKIMEKCGMLYEGTLKDHVYKNGSFEDLVFYGIINQ; the protein is encoded by the coding sequence ATGATTTATAGTAAAGCAGAAAAAACAATAGAAACGGATAGATTGCTTCTGCGGCTATTTCAAGAGTCTGATGCAAAAGAGGTTAGCGAATTTTGCAACAATTATAATTTATACAAAAGCACTTTGAATTTACCCTATCCCTATTCTTTGGAATGCGCTCTTTCGTGGATTGCAAATCATGAGCAAAACTTTGAATTAGACCGAATGTACGAATTCGCCATAACGGACAAAAATAGCGGACAGTTATATGGCGCGATTGCTCTTTCAAATCATGATCAACATAAAAATGGTGAAGTCGCTTATTGGATAGGAGAAGAATATTGGGGAAAGGGATATGCGACAGAAGCAGCCAAAGCCGTGATAGAATTTGCTTTTAAAGAGAAGAATTATCATCGTGTTTATGCACGTTATTTTAAGTCGAATCCCGCATCTGGAAAGATTATGGAAAAGTGCGGGATGTTATACGAAGGCACTCTAAAAGATCATGTTTATAAAAACGGATCTTTTGAAGATTTGGTTTTTTATGGGATTATAAATCAGTGA
- a CDS encoding DUF3918 family protein → MNGMFGFLKNWSNRKTLWSLLAIGVGAAAVGLTQQRMRMNGRRNQPLKQLRKKLRTG, encoded by the coding sequence ATGAACGGAATGTTTGGTTTTTTGAAAAATTGGAGTAATCGAAAAACGCTTTGGTCTTTATTGGCGATTGGCGTCGGCGCGGCGGCCGTCGGATTGACGCAGCAGCGCATGCGCATGAACGGAAGAAGAAACCAACCCTTGAAGCAGCTCCGCAAAAAGCTTCGCACCGGATAG
- a CDS encoding PD40 domain-containing protein — protein sequence MKKWLMALIVCALFCSCWPAAVRAENAAERKAAAAFIRGNDLWIAIGPEEKQLTRGEYIRSPRWSRDGSWLAFSKGKEEKEVWLYHAVTGKMREAGQGHNAQWSPSGNVLAFQSQEDRRTLYVLDADSQQGPRRIADHAGNFSWKPDGSILYSVEARLLPDGKWSDIELYTVRPDKETRSEFFYTIKSQSRDFFAVTTSRFKWSADGKWIAFLAVPTASMSADGNTLCLLSADAGTFLKAGQMLNYEEWFQWGPQGSRLAYIEGYGREATSNKRLTVLTGPPSFLPKSSTPAGYADRDLAWLDDDILIAARSKEAAWSGEPSERPLPSLVLVNLEGGRQAALTRPPRNAGDFFPVLLKEARSLAWIRTDRSKAHVMLAQPDGRRTGQWIRGLMVPEGYYDHWSWEEVIDYRR from the coding sequence ATGAAAAAATGGTTGATGGCGCTCATCGTCTGTGCGTTATTCTGCTCATGTTGGCCGGCGGCCGTCCGGGCAGAGAACGCTGCGGAACGGAAAGCGGCCGCCGCTTTTATTCGCGGCAACGATCTGTGGATTGCGATCGGCCCTGAGGAGAAGCAGCTGACCCGCGGAGAATATATCCGCAGTCCGCGCTGGTCCCGCGACGGGAGCTGGCTTGCCTTCTCGAAGGGCAAGGAGGAGAAGGAAGTATGGCTTTATCATGCCGTCACGGGCAAGATGCGCGAGGCCGGGCAGGGGCATAACGCACAATGGTCGCCATCCGGCAACGTCTTGGCTTTCCAATCGCAGGAGGATCGTCGCACTCTGTACGTCCTTGATGCGGATAGCCAGCAGGGGCCGCGGCGAATCGCCGACCATGCCGGCAACTTTTCCTGGAAACCGGACGGCTCTATTCTCTACTCTGTGGAAGCCCGCCTGCTGCCGGACGGAAAATGGTCGGATATCGAATTATATACCGTGCGTCCGGACAAAGAGACTCGCAGCGAGTTCTTTTATACCATTAAAAGCCAATCCCGGGATTTCTTTGCCGTGACGACAAGCCGCTTCAAATGGTCGGCGGACGGGAAATGGATTGCGTTCCTCGCCGTTCCGACGGCGTCGATGTCGGCAGACGGCAATACTTTATGTTTGTTGTCCGCGGACGCGGGGACCTTCTTGAAGGCCGGGCAAATGCTGAATTATGAAGAGTGGTTCCAGTGGGGACCGCAAGGCAGCAGGCTCGCCTATATCGAAGGCTACGGTCGGGAAGCGACAAGCAACAAGCGGCTGACCGTATTAACCGGCCCGCCGTCGTTCCTGCCAAAATCATCTACGCCCGCAGGCTATGCCGATCGGGATCTTGCCTGGCTGGACGATGATATTCTGATCGCCGCCCGGTCGAAAGAAGCCGCCTGGTCCGGCGAACCTAGCGAGCGCCCGCTCCCTTCTCTGGTGCTCGTGAATCTTGAAGGAGGGCGGCAGGCAGCGCTGACTCGTCCGCCTCGGAACGCCGGAGATTTTTTTCCGGTCCTGCTGAAGGAGGCAAGGAGCCTCGCCTGGATTCGTACCGACCGAAGCAAGGCGCACGTGATGCTGGCTCAGCCGGATGGCAGACGGACGGGGCAGTGGATTCGCGGCCTGATGGTGCCGGAGGGGTATTACGACCACTGGAGTTGGGAAGAGGTCATTGATTATCGGAGATGA